Proteins co-encoded in one Chloroflexota bacterium genomic window:
- a CDS encoding ABC transporter permease produces MNYLALLLSGWLLGGPMRDPNPLNVISQTQKIAVSARIPRIFADYRLHWGTVLALAVAALVYWLLWKTTVGFEIRTVGANPEAARYAGIRVGRVVVLSMALSGLLAGLAGAVEVSGVNYYHALGFSVGYGFDSIAIALLGRNHPLGVVLGAFLFGAMRSGATQMQFRSQVSVDIISVIQALILMFVAADAIIRWIYRIKAPVEAEELVLTRGWGG; encoded by the coding sequence TGATGAATTATCTGGCTTTGTTGCTCAGTGGTTGGCTGTTGGGTGGGCCCATGCGGGACCCGAATCCCCTGAACGTCATCTCCCAAACGCAGAAGATCGCCGTGTCCGCTCGTATCCCCCGCATTTTTGCGGATTATCGATTGCATTGGGGGACGGTATTGGCGTTGGCCGTGGCCGCGCTGGTGTACTGGCTTCTGTGGAAGACGACGGTGGGCTTTGAGATCCGCACGGTGGGAGCGAATCCCGAGGCTGCCCGATATGCGGGCATCCGGGTGGGCCGTGTGGTGGTATTGAGCATGGCCCTGAGCGGCTTGTTGGCCGGGCTGGCGGGCGCCGTCGAGGTCTCCGGGGTCAACTACTACCACGCGCTGGGGTTCAGCGTGGGGTACGGCTTTGATTCCATCGCGATCGCTCTGTTGGGGAGGAACCACCCGCTGGGCGTGGTGTTGGGAGCGTTCTTGTTCGGGGCCATGCGTAGCGGGGCGACCCAGATGCAGTTCCGCTCGCAGGTTTCGGTGGACATCATCTCGGTGATCCAGGCGTTGATCCTGATGTTCGTCGCCGCAGATGCCATTATCCGGTGGATCTATCGCATCAAAGCGCCCGTG